The proteins below come from a single Aegilops tauschii subsp. strangulata cultivar AL8/78 chromosome 6, Aet v6.0, whole genome shotgun sequence genomic window:
- the LOC109751016 gene encoding peroxisomal fatty acid beta-oxidation multifunctional protein, which yields MAGSIRVTMEVGADGVALITICNPPVNALHPIIIQGLKEKYAEAADRDDVKAIVLTGAAGKFCGGFDINVFTKVHETGDVSLMPDVSVDLVSNMMEDGKKPSVAAIQGLALGGGLELIMGCHARISTPEAQLGLPELTLGVIPGFGGTQRLPRLVGLPKAIEMMLQSKFITAKEGKERGLIDALCSPDELIKMSRFWALEIANYRKPWIKSLGRTDRLGSLSEARAVLSMARQQAKKVAPNMPQHQACLDVVEEGVLYGGQSGVVKEAKVFKELVLSTTSRALVHVFFAQRSTTKVPGVTDIQLKPRKIRKVAVIGGGLMGSGIATALLVSNISVVLKEVNPQFLQRGQKTIAGNLEGLVKRGSLTKDKMSKAISLLKGALDYSDFKDVDMVIEAVIEKVPLKQSIFADIEKICPPHCILATNTSTIDLNIVGEKTNSQDRIIGAHFFSPAHIMPLLEIVRTERTSPQAILDLITVGKIIKKVPVVVGNCTGFAVNRTFFPYGQAAHLLVSLGIDLFRIDRVISNFGMPMGPFQLQDVAGYGVALAVKDIYAAAFGTRNFRSGLVELMAKDGRQGKINGKGYYFYEKGGKPKPDPSVQHVIDEYRRQTKTIFGGKLVTLSDQDILEMVFFPVVNEACRVMDENVVIRASDLDIASVLGMGFPKYRGGLIFWADTVGASYIHSKLSKWAEIYGDFFKPSSYLEERAKSVRPLGAPKTAQQAPTRSRM from the exons GTGCTGCGGGGAAATTCTGTGGAGGCTTCGATATCAATGTCTTCACAAAAGTTCATGAGACTG GAGATGTGTCACTTATGCCTGATGTATCTGTTGATCTTGTATCAAACATGATGGAAG ATGGCAAAAAGCCTTCTGTTGCTGCAATTCAAGGCCTTGCTCTTGGTGGTGGTCTAGAGTTGATTATG GGTTGTCATGCTCGGATATCTACCCCTGAAGCTCAACTTGGATTACCAGAGCTAACTCTTGGCGTGATTCCTGGATTTGGAG GAACTCAGCGTCTACCGAGGCTTGTAGGTCTGCCCAAAGCAATAGAAATGATGCTG CAATCGAAGTTCATTACGGCGAAGGAAGGAAAAGAACGTGGTCTTATTGACGCTCTTTGCTCCCCTGATGAGTTGATAAAAATGTCACGTTTTTGGGCTCTGGAGATTGCAAATTACCGCAAACCTTGGATAAAATCTCTTGGCAGAACAGATAGGCTTGGTTCACTGTCTGAAGCTCGTGCTGTATTAAGTATGGCAAGACAACAAGCAAAGAAGGTTGCACCAAACATGCCACAGCACCAGGCCTGCCTAGATGTTGTTGAAGAAGGTGTACTGTATGGAGGCCAGTCTGGTGTTGTGAAG GAAGCCAAGGTTTTCAAGGAGTTGGTACTATCAACAACGTCAAGGGCACTTGTCCATGTATTTTTCGCCCAGCGTTCCACCACTAAG GTACCAGGTGTTACTGATATTCAACTCAAACCTAGGAAAATAAGAAAAGTTGCTGTTATTGGTGGTGGTCTTATGGGCTCTGGAATTGCAACCGCCCTTCTTGTTAGCAATATATCTGTTGTCCTCAAGGAAGTAAACCctcaatttttgcaaaggggacAAAAAACAATAGCAG GAAATCTTGAAGGCCTTGTCAAAAGAGGCTCACTGACCAAGGATAAAATGAGCAAGGCAATATCACTTCTCAAGGGTGCATTGGATTATTCAGATTTCAAGGATGTTGATATGGTTATTGAG GCTGTTATCGAGAAGGTTCCTTTGAAGCAATCAATTTTTGCTGACATTGAGAAAATCTGCCCACCACATTGCATACTTGCAACGAACACGTCCACCATTGATTTGAATATTGTCGGCGAGAAGACAAATTCTCAAGATAGAATTATAGGGGCTCATTTTTTCAG CCCTGCTCATATTATGCCCTTGCTTGAAATTGTCCGGACGGAAAGGACATCACCACAAGCTATCCTTGATCTCATTACAGTTGGGAAAATAATAAAGAAGGTCCCTGTTGTGGTTGGCAACTGCACAGGCTTTGCAGTAAATCGTACATTTTTTCCTTACGGACAAGCTGCTCATCTTCTAGTTAGTCTTGGAATTGATCTTTTCAGAATTGATCGAGTAATAAGTAACTTCGGCATGCCAATGGGACCTTTTCA ACTCCAAGATGTAGCTGGATATGGAGTAGCTTTGGCAGTAAAGGATATATATGCAGCTGCCTTTGGAACACGGAATTTTCGCTCTGGTCTAGTGGAATTGATGGCAAAGGATGGACGGCAGG GAAAAATCAATGGAAAAGGTTATTACTTTTATGAGAAGGGTGGGAAGCCAAAGCCTGACCCTAGTGTTCAACATGTGATTGACGAGTACAGAAGACAGACAAAGACAATATTCGGTGGAAAG CTTGTTACTTTATCGGATCAAGATATATTGGAGATGGTTTTCTTCCCAGTCGTTAATGAGGCATGCAGGGTCATGGATGAAAATGTGGTCATCAGGGCTTCTGATCTTGATATTGCATCTGTCCTTGGGATGGGCTTTCCCAAGTACAG GGGCGGCCTCATCTTCTGGGCTGATACGGTTGGAGCATCTTATATACATTCAAAGCTTAGCAAATGGGCTGAAATTTACGGTGATTTCTTCAAACCATCATCATACTTGGAGGAGAGAGCGAAAAGCGTCCGACCACTG GGCGCGCCGAAGACGGCTCAGCAAGCTCCGACGAGGTCACGCATGTGA